One segment of Chroococcidiopsis sp. TS-821 DNA contains the following:
- a CDS encoding RuBisCO accumulation factor 1: MTELPANPANSGGKESSEAIEELLRSLRQKQGNWVEWGRACAKLQKSGYSSQAIFEATGFEPVQQNQIIVGAQVYDSIEKAEAPPEVRSHYAQRGSDVLYELRLLTQAERAAAAELILLHRLDVDEAKEVAKAVKEFSRFRTLPTGFSNHPGDAIAYQCWKLARQKNDLQERSRLIAKGLRFAHTATAREQIEQLLVDFTAVSKRPAPRLPFYRLEAEEELPRLVPVVGEMPLKADDIKAVPLVEELEPFRMVKFAGEQAWVPLPGWQVVLGTTDPIAILCTSDRLPNQTDSSKEQVLVIVDRAQREWDANSYFVVEQSGQLEFQWFDSATETPLLGRIVLVLRPKRIVDEELTKDSWQIDE; this comes from the coding sequence ATGACTGAATTACCGGCGAATCCTGCTAATAGTGGTGGCAAAGAGTCTTCTGAAGCAATTGAGGAATTGTTGCGATCGCTGCGGCAAAAACAAGGCAATTGGGTAGAATGGGGTAGAGCTTGCGCCAAGCTCCAAAAGTCTGGTTATAGTTCTCAAGCAATTTTTGAAGCGACGGGATTTGAGCCAGTGCAGCAAAATCAAATCATCGTAGGCGCGCAAGTATACGACTCGATCGAGAAAGCCGAAGCCCCACCCGAAGTGCGATCGCACTATGCTCAACGGGGTAGCGATGTATTATACGAACTTCGTTTATTGACACAAGCTGAACGCGCGGCTGCAGCTGAGTTGATTTTATTGCATCGGCTTGATGTGGATGAAGCAAAAGAAGTTGCTAAAGCTGTTAAAGAATTTTCCCGATTTCGCACCTTACCCACAGGTTTTTCTAATCATCCAGGGGATGCCATTGCCTATCAGTGTTGGAAACTGGCGCGGCAAAAAAACGATCTACAAGAGCGATCGCGTCTCATTGCTAAAGGCTTGAGATTTGCCCATACTGCGACTGCTAGAGAACAAATTGAGCAACTTTTAGTCGATTTTACAGCTGTCTCCAAGCGCCCTGCACCGCGTTTGCCGTTTTACCGTCTCGAAGCCGAGGAAGAATTACCGCGTCTTGTGCCCGTTGTTGGCGAAATGCCTCTGAAGGCGGATGACATTAAAGCAGTTCCCTTAGTTGAAGAACTTGAACCGTTTCGTATGGTCAAGTTTGCTGGCGAACAAGCGTGGGTACCATTACCAGGATGGCAAGTTGTTTTAGGAACGACAGACCCTATTGCGATTTTGTGTACGAGCGATCGCCTGCCGAATCAAACCGATAGTAGCAAAGAACAAGTTTTAGTCATTGTCGATCGCGCGCAACGCGAATGGGATGCGAACAGTTACTTTGTTGTTGAACAATCAGGACAACTAGAATTTCAGTGGTTCGATAGCGCTACTGAGACTCCACTCCTCGGTCGAATTGTCCTCGTGTTGCGTCCTAAGCGAATTGTCGATGAGGAACTGACTAAAGATTCGTGGCAAATTGATGAGTAG
- a CDS encoding phospholipase D-like domain-containing protein, giving the protein MFRAFSAKPIEPQLQKWVDEIEAQSSGLTVLAARQFCYSVYQIPVEVTISEPRKFNVLEEFVLRAGIELDPPPTEDELATVLGLDSVFVRNITANLRALQTLESTPTIAVTPQGRQFYQQGSVPQPPTKVQIYAIADPLVGNLTFQFDSLNDIIFNQLDLANFVTLENRIPDISSLPLTELQQFIQASGLGLHAPESGKAIAACCVVTPTQTLWRTMSLFVIFDGLEDKLRLQVRRGKQILEEASRWLEELKVEGKIRLDALCDLSDDIIAKERAATLNQKNAEVEARLEKIRQQALETARIQRQQLQDLIPETGTAIQLRDGEIHQAFFDVLDRAQYQILIYSPWVSEAVVDNELLQLLQKAADRGVWILIGHGIARKQEDEDRPIPLEVEAKLRAIETPEGLSAVQIYWLGNSHAKEIIVDGKVHLCGSHNWLSYRGDWLPRGETVYKVTIPTQVQEARKFLAQRFQVRAQKLWDAAMLTRNPAQAEVPLCIWGALGMEEIALHQLEQHHFLELLPVWLRVVCQGLRLDLTPRLLNAVAAALSLLAEVSEQEPYIKELKAGWYQVMRAIAKRDRNTALTLLNDRAWSQFIRLGMTHTPKDSPEEFILRCP; this is encoded by the coding sequence ATGTTTCGCGCATTCTCGGCTAAACCAATTGAGCCACAACTGCAAAAGTGGGTGGATGAAATTGAAGCGCAAAGTTCTGGGTTAACTGTTTTAGCAGCACGTCAATTTTGCTATAGCGTGTATCAAATTCCAGTAGAAGTGACTATTAGCGAACCGCGCAAATTCAATGTATTAGAAGAATTTGTGCTGCGTGCAGGTATTGAGCTTGACCCACCGCCAACGGAGGATGAATTAGCGACTGTATTAGGACTTGACTCGGTGTTCGTGCGCAATATTACAGCAAATCTGCGGGCTTTGCAAACACTGGAGAGTACACCCACAATTGCAGTAACTCCTCAAGGGCGACAATTCTATCAGCAGGGATCTGTACCACAGCCACCCACCAAAGTCCAAATTTATGCGATCGCCGATCCTTTGGTTGGAAACCTGACTTTTCAATTCGACTCGCTCAACGACATCATTTTCAATCAACTCGATTTAGCTAATTTCGTCACCTTAGAAAATCGCATTCCTGATATTTCATCCTTGCCACTCACAGAACTACAGCAATTTATTCAAGCGTCAGGGTTAGGACTACACGCACCAGAGTCAGGTAAAGCGATCGCAGCTTGTTGTGTAGTTACTCCCACACAAACACTTTGGCGAACAATGTCGCTGTTCGTCATCTTTGATGGACTTGAAGATAAACTGCGACTGCAAGTTAGACGGGGTAAGCAAATCTTAGAAGAAGCCTCGCGCTGGCTAGAGGAATTGAAAGTTGAAGGTAAAATTCGTTTAGATGCTTTGTGCGACCTCTCAGATGACATTATTGCAAAAGAACGCGCCGCAACGCTGAATCAAAAAAATGCTGAAGTTGAAGCCAGACTCGAAAAGATTCGACAGCAGGCGCTAGAAACAGCAAGAATACAAAGACAACAGCTACAAGATCTTATCCCTGAAACGGGTACAGCAATTCAGTTACGCGATGGAGAAATTCATCAAGCGTTCTTCGATGTTCTCGATCGCGCACAATACCAGATTCTCATATACTCTCCTTGGGTGAGCGAGGCGGTTGTAGACAATGAGTTGTTGCAACTCCTTCAGAAGGCAGCAGATCGCGGAGTTTGGATTTTGATTGGACATGGAATTGCTCGCAAACAAGAAGACGAGGATAGACCAATTCCCCTAGAAGTTGAAGCGAAACTACGTGCAATTGAAACTCCTGAGGGATTATCCGCTGTCCAGATTTATTGGTTAGGAAATTCTCACGCGAAAGAAATCATAGTTGATGGCAAAGTTCATCTTTGTGGAAGTCATAACTGGCTATCCTATCGAGGAGATTGGCTACCGCGTGGCGAGACAGTTTATAAAGTTACTATTCCTACGCAAGTTCAAGAAGCTCGCAAATTTTTAGCACAGCGCTTTCAAGTTCGCGCACAAAAATTATGGGATGCCGCAATGCTAACACGCAATCCAGCCCAAGCTGAAGTACCGCTTTGTATTTGGGGGGCGTTGGGTATGGAAGAAATAGCACTTCACCAGTTAGAACAACATCATTTCTTAGAACTTTTACCAGTATGGTTACGCGTTGTTTGCCAAGGTTTAAGGTTAGACTTGACACCACGCTTATTAAATGCTGTCGCAGCAGCACTATCGTTGCTTGCTGAGGTTTCAGAGCAAGAACCCTATATCAAGGAGCTTAAGGCGGGATGGTATCAAGTTATGCGGGCGATCGCCAAACGAGATCGCAATACGGCTTTGACACTGCTCAACGATCGCGCTTGGTCGCAGTTCATCCGTTTGGGAATGACTCATACGCCAAAGGACTCGCCTGAGGAGTTTATCTTACGTTGCCCATAA
- a CDS encoding ATP-binding protein has protein sequence MLDTHSLEEVAQALGSPRDELEFLEESLFKRQFEAARASIKQMLNVQYRMHPHIMGAINQFYENKLECGILKPEIQRAHKLAGTIFQEKQHIVWISTPIGKGFEEQRDGHSFFNLREVDIIEKLCRQIEDVWTSKVANGKPKKEIAVITFYGAQLRKIDRRLDAQAFPSLHIRTGTVDRFQGMERPVTIVSMVRNNRDGDVGFAKKPERVNVAFSRAQELLIVVGCHDLFTQQAGRSGSMYLNVSHVVRRHEGFIDVSRILG, from the coding sequence ATGCTTGATACTCACTCTTTAGAAGAAGTTGCTCAGGCTTTAGGAAGTCCGCGAGATGAGCTTGAATTTTTAGAAGAATCATTATTTAAAAGACAATTTGAAGCAGCACGCGCCAGTATCAAACAGATGCTAAATGTTCAGTATAGGATGCATCCTCATATTATGGGAGCAATTAATCAGTTTTATGAAAACAAACTAGAATGCGGTATTCTCAAACCGGAAATACAACGCGCTCATAAATTAGCAGGGACTATTTTTCAAGAAAAACAACATATCGTTTGGATTTCCACACCTATTGGCAAAGGCTTTGAAGAACAACGTGATGGTCATTCATTCTTCAACCTGCGAGAAGTTGACATCATCGAAAAACTGTGTCGGCAAATAGAAGATGTATGGACTTCTAAAGTCGCAAATGGCAAACCTAAAAAAGAAATTGCTGTAATTACATTTTATGGCGCTCAGTTGCGAAAAATCGATCGGAGATTAGACGCTCAAGCTTTTCCTTCTTTACACATTCGTACTGGGACTGTTGACCGTTTTCAAGGAATGGAACGACCAGTGACGATCGTAAGTATGGTGCGCAACAATCGCGATGGAGATGTCGGATTTGCCAAAAAACCCGAACGAGTCAACGTGGCATTTTCGCGCGCGCAAGAATTGCTGATCGTTGTGGGGTGTCATGACTTGTTTACCCAGCAAGCAGGGCGATCGGGAAGTATGTATTTGAATGTTTCTCACGTTGTACGTCGTCACGAAGGATTTATAGATGTTTCGCGCATTCTCGGCTAA
- a CDS encoding DUF445 domain-containing protein, producing MDWSNLWLYAAPPVLGAIIGYFTNDIAIKMLFRPYRTLYIGGKRVPFTPGLIPRNQERLAMRVADTIMGSLLTPEELQNLARRLLQPERVQAGILWLLRLALDQIRLDKEQKTAKIIANILRDLLGQSLPRLLKVLARREDFLEAQINQIFDQVLLEFQLSDEQATKLADWLLQVVLPPDVIRQLLVDFLTDRTIQIIDEGFREKASGTYWVVANLFGLRNTLTRLRTYCLDEKEATNERIQELIRSLEVRNRLKTWLQNLSLQNLPVSTVRQLRKTIRDTIRSYLQLRGGEFLQGLSDSLDWENIASILLNRLRNSAVVNTSLDVVSKELALILERYLERDLENIVAQAIPILSIDQVIVDRVKSTSAADLETAVEGIVKNELQAIVNLGGVLGFVVGLLQTVFLVIRNF from the coding sequence TTGGACTGGTCTAACCTATGGCTCTATGCGGCTCCTCCTGTACTAGGAGCAATCATTGGCTATTTTACCAACGACATAGCCATTAAGATGCTCTTTCGTCCCTACCGGACACTATATATAGGTGGAAAACGCGTACCTTTTACCCCTGGATTGATTCCCCGCAACCAAGAACGTTTAGCTATGCGGGTTGCTGATACAATCATGGGGTCATTGCTGACGCCAGAAGAATTGCAGAATTTGGCACGACGCTTACTGCAACCTGAACGCGTGCAGGCTGGTATTTTATGGTTACTACGACTAGCTTTAGATCAAATTCGCTTAGACAAAGAGCAGAAAACTGCCAAAATCATAGCAAATATTCTCAGAGATCTACTTGGTCAATCCTTACCGCGTTTACTCAAAGTTTTAGCACGACGTGAAGATTTTTTAGAAGCACAAATCAATCAAATTTTTGACCAAGTACTCCTGGAATTTCAACTGAGTGACGAACAAGCGACTAAACTTGCAGATTGGTTGTTACAAGTCGTTTTACCACCTGATGTCATTCGTCAGTTGTTAGTTGACTTTCTTACCGATCGCACAATTCAAATCATCGATGAAGGTTTCAGGGAAAAAGCTAGCGGAACTTATTGGGTAGTTGCTAATTTATTTGGGTTACGCAACACTTTAACTCGCCTGAGAACCTATTGTTTAGATGAAAAAGAGGCTACCAATGAACGTATTCAAGAATTGATTCGTTCTTTGGAAGTTCGTAACCGTCTTAAGACTTGGTTGCAGAATTTGTCTTTACAAAACTTACCAGTTTCTACAGTTCGCCAATTACGTAAAACAATCCGCGACACGATTCGCAGTTATTTACAACTCCGTGGTGGTGAATTTCTCCAAGGATTAAGTGATTCATTAGATTGGGAGAATATTGCCAGCATCCTCTTAAATCGTCTGCGCAACTCTGCGGTTGTCAATACTTCTTTAGATGTTGTTAGCAAAGAACTCGCTTTAATTTTGGAGCGCTACTTAGAACGTGACTTAGAAAATATCGTGGCGCAAGCAATTCCCATCTTGTCGATCGATCAAGTTATCGTTGACCGCGTTAAATCGACTTCTGCTGCGGATTTAGAAACTGCAGTAGAAGGAATTGTCAAAAATGAGCTACAAGCGATTGTTAATTTGGGTGGAGTATTGGGGTTTGTCGTTGGTTTGCTACAAACCGTATTTTTGGTAATTCGTAATTTTTAG
- the ubiE gene encoding bifunctional demethylmenaquinone methyltransferase/2-methoxy-6-polyprenyl-1,4-benzoquinol methylase UbiE — protein MTSTQIRDIFDRIAPVYDQMNDWLSLGQHRIWKQMTVKWSGAQAGDTCLDLCCGSGDLALRLSRVVGTTGHVYGVDFSPQLLAIAQQRSQRHSTSITWIEADVLALPFADNFFDAATMGYGLRNVVDIPRCLQELHRVLRPGAKAAILDFHRPSNSQMRAFQQWYLDTIVVPLARQLGLTEEYAYISPSLERFPTGSEQVKLAQDAGFTKATHYPIASGMMGVLTIKKS, from the coding sequence ATGACTTCAACTCAAATCCGCGATATTTTCGACCGTATTGCGCCAGTTTATGACCAAATGAACGATTGGCTAAGTTTAGGTCAACACCGTATTTGGAAGCAAATGACCGTGAAATGGAGTGGTGCACAAGCTGGAGATACGTGTCTAGATTTATGCTGTGGAAGTGGCGACTTAGCATTGCGGCTGAGTCGTGTTGTAGGCACTACAGGTCACGTGTATGGCGTGGATTTTTCACCACAGCTACTGGCGATCGCCCAACAACGTTCGCAAAGACATTCCACTTCCATTACCTGGATAGAAGCCGATGTTTTAGCATTACCCTTTGCAGATAATTTCTTTGATGCAGCGACAATGGGCTACGGATTGCGGAATGTTGTCGATATTCCGCGTTGTCTTCAAGAGTTACACCGCGTACTCAGACCTGGTGCCAAAGCTGCTATCTTAGACTTTCACCGTCCTAGTAATTCGCAAATGCGAGCGTTTCAGCAGTGGTATCTCGATACAATAGTAGTTCCACTCGCACGCCAGCTAGGTCTAACCGAAGAGTACGCATACATTAGTCCTAGTTTAGAGCGATTTCCTACCGGTTCAGAACAAGTCAAGTTAGCTCAAGATGCAGGCTTTACCAAAGCCACACATTACCCTATTGCTAGCGGTATGATGGGAGTATTGACAATAAAAAAATCATAA